The following proteins are encoded in a genomic region of Triticum dicoccoides isolate Atlit2015 ecotype Zavitan chromosome 1B, WEW_v2.0, whole genome shotgun sequence:
- the LOC119342302 gene encoding kinesin-like protein KIN-14J translates to MGADPDASSSSPAAASPSRQPRQGEEDLRAVESADHLSPSRRADSSPAPPPSPASAAPVPQHPEVSGEEAVLASEEAVEEQPALEEVVVEAEAAVAGGDGEALRSFLEEFGDQADDYIIPSPRLKGIATPDCPAALQFLGGRYNSLMEKHNSLMEKYKQQVAKCAEECAPRFDGLKNKYTVECAERRRLYNELIELRGNIRVFCRCRPLSSDEISRGCSSVVEVDPSQEMDLQFAPTEKERKTFKFDHVFGPADDQEAVFAESLPVVRSVMDGFNVCIFAYGQTGTGKTFTMEGVPENRGVNYRALEELFRISEERSSSVSYSFGVSILEVYNEKIRDLLDDNSEQTSKRLDIKQSADGAQEVPGLVEAPISTIDGVWEKLKAGARNRSVGSTSVNELSSRSHSLVRVTVTSEHLVTGEKSRSHMWLVDLAGSERLAKTEVEGERLKEAKFINKSLSALGDVIAALASKNAHIPYRNSKLTHLLQSSLGGDCKTLMFVQISPSSTDSGETLCSLNFASRVRAIEHGPARKQVDPAENFKIKQMAEKLCHEEKENAKLNESLQLMQLKYASRENVFRTLHDKIRETEQACRTHQQRARELENELANEKKAARDTGKSTKPSFAAPVRQRPPLAPMRQRPPSNNMPQPSGPSRVRFAGKGSSVQNKENIPTTNKTIVDKTAGKARRVSLVPMMRQIPLQPKRRSSIAILPSERERMSIFPEKKAMSRLSHVQMSRTARPQATFNSIPETPQAAVDATPDVRGKFRRMEFGSSSRFSSPPTLSMRKSRNNISSPQQRCRQQSGSGNASKLCFSIQKRVALGSPAPARTTSLTSGTGIFDPALREQIMAGRFGNAQRVFNAKRRMSVL, encoded by the exons ATGGGAGCGGATccggacgcctcctcctcctcgccggcggcggcgTCTCCGTCACGGCAGCCGCGACAAG GCGAGGAAGACCTCCGCGCCGTGGAGTCCGCGGACCACCTGAGTCCGAGCCGCCGCGCGGATtcgagccctgcgccgccgccgtcgcccgcgtcCGCCGCGCCGGTGCCCCAGCATCCCGAAG TGTcaggcgaggaggcggtgctggccagcgaggaggcggtggaggaacaGCCCGCCcttgaggaggtggtggtggaggcggaggcggctgttgCAGGAGGAGATGGGGAGGCTCTCCGCAGCTTCTTGGAG GAATTCGGGGATCAAGCAGATGATTATATTATCCCATCTCCGCGCCTGAAGGGGATCGCAACTCCTGACTGCCCTGCTGCCCTTCAATTCCTAG GGGGGAGGTACAATAGCCTGATGGAGAAGCACAACAGCCTGATGGAGAAGTACAAGCAGCAGGTGGCTAAGTGTGCCGAGGAGTGTGCACCAAGGTTTGATGGCTTGAAGAACAAGTACACGGTGGAGTGTGCAGAGCGGCGGCGTTTGTACAATGAGCTCATCGAGCTGAGGGGAAACATCAGGGTATTCTGCCGGTGCCGCCCTCTAAGTTCCGACGAGATCTCCCGTGGCTGCTCATCAGTGGTTGAGGTTGACCCGTCCCAGGAGATGGACCTTCAGTTTGCTCCCACGGAAAAAGAGAGGAAGACCTTTAAATTTGACCATGTTTTTGGACCGGCTGATGATCAAG AGGCTGTATTTGCTGAGAGCCTGCCAGTCGTGAGATCAGTGATGGATGGTTTCAATGTATGCATCTTCGCATATGGGCAAACCGGAACAGGGAAAACCTTCACTATGGAAGGTGTTCCAGAGAATAGGGGTGTTAATTATAGGGCTCTTGAAGAACTGTTCAGGATCTCAGAGGAGAGAAGCTCATCTGTCTCGTACTCATTTGGTGTGAGTATCTTGGaagtctataatgaaaaaatcagggACCTTCTTGATGACAACTCTGAACAAACATCAAAAAG GTTGGACATAAAGCAAAGTGCTGATGGGGCACAAGAGGTGCCTGGCTTGGTTGAAGCTCCAATTTCTACAATAGATGGTGTGTGGGAGAAACTGAAAGCTGGCGCTAGAAATAGATCTGTTGGATCAACCAGTGTCAATGAACTGAGCAGTCGCTCCCATAG CTTGGTTAGGGTCACCGTTACAAGTGAGCATTTGGTGACTGGGGAAAAGAGCAGAAGCCACATGTGGTTGGTTGACCTTGCTGGAAGTGAGCGCTTGGCTAAAACTGAAGTAGAAGGAGAGAGGCTGAAGGAGGCAAAGTTCATCAACAAGTCACTCTCTGCACTGGGTGATGTTATCGCTGCCCTTGCCTCCAAAAATGCCCACATCCCATATCG GAACTCCAAGCTAACTCATCTGCTCCAAAGCTCATTAG GTGGAGATTGCAAGACACTTATGTTTGTGCAGATAAGTCCAAGCTCTACAGATTCaggagaaactttgtgctcactaaATTTTGCTAGTAGAGTTCGAGCTATTGAACATGGCCCTGCCCGTAAACAAGTGGATCCAGCTGAAAATTTCAAGATCAAGCAGATG GCCGAAAAGCTCTGTCATGAGGAAAAGGAAAATGCGAAGTTGAACGAAAGCTTGCAACTGATGCAACTCAAGTATGCTTCTCGTGAGAATGTCTTCAGAACTCTTCATGATAAG ATAAGGGAGACTGAGCAAGCCTGCAGAACTCATCAGCAGCGG GCTAGAGAGCTGGAGAATGAATTAGCTAATGAGAAGAAGGCTGCGAGGGATACGGGTAAATCCACGAAGCCATCATTTGCCGCTCCTGTGAGGCAGAGACCACCACTTGCTCCTATGAGGCAGAGACCACCAAGCAACAACATGCCACAACCTTCAGGCCCTTCCAGAGTGAGGTTCGCTGGTAAGGGATCTTCAGTTCAGAACAAAGAGAACATCCCTACGACGAACAAAACCATTGTGGACAAGACTGCTGGCAAAGCACGGCGTGTATCTTTAGTTCCCATGATGCGACAGATCCCTCTCCAGCCTAAGAGGCGATCCTCGATTGCGATCCTACCAAGCGAGAGAGAGCGGATGTCCATATTTCCCGAGAAGAAAGCAATGTCACGGCTGTCCCATGTCCAAATGTCAAGAACAGCAAGACCACAGGCGACTTTTAACTCAATTCCAGAAACACCACAGGCAGCAGTCGACGCAACTCCAGATGTCAGAGGAAAGTttagaagaatggagttcggcagcagcagcaggttctCAAGCCCTCCAACGCTGTCCATGCGGAAGTCAAGGAACAATATCTCGTCTCCACAGCAGAGGTGTAGGCAGCAGTCAGGGTCTGGAAATGCCAGCAAGCTATGCTTCAGTATCCAGAAAAGAGTAGCTCTTGGTTCACCTGCTCCAGCAAGAACAACTTCCCTGACGTCTGGTACTGGCATCTTTGATCCAGCTCTGCGTGAGCAGATAATGGCAGGGAGATTCGGCAATGCGCAGCGGGTGTTCAACGCCAAGAGGAGAATGTCCGTCCTCTAG